In Zingiber officinale cultivar Zhangliang chromosome 11B, Zo_v1.1, whole genome shotgun sequence, a single window of DNA contains:
- the LOC122034548 gene encoding uncharacterized protein LOC122034548 yields MAWLARMASPARRVCDGVAYRLGFRKSGLMRLRREVRTCEYEDVHVMWELLTESGRAGPYRATATADPPRRNRRNDGEHAWALLFVLCRRF; encoded by the exons ATGGCGTGGCTGGCTCGAATGGCGTCTCCAGCGAGGCGGGTATGTGACGGCGTCGCCTACCGCCTTGGGTTCCGCAAATCCG GGCTGATGAGACTGAGGCGGGAGGTGCGCACGTGCGAATACGAGGACGTGCACGTGATGTGGGAACTACTGACGGAATCTGGACGGGCCGGGCCGTACCGCGCCACGGCGACGGCGGATCCGCCGAGGAGGAATCGACGGAACGACGGGGAGCATGCGTGGGCTCTTCTCTTCGTCCTCTGCCGCAGGTTCTAG
- the LOC122033811 gene encoding polyadenylation and cleavage factor homolog 4-like isoform X1: MEDERFRDLRAVGDRPPRPSASAPQIMERFHAMLRERQEDLVEVTEEDSPSHPSADDAVRCYEDVLSELTFNSKPIITELTVIAGHKIQFAKEIADVICARVLVVPAEQKLPSLYLIDSIVKNIGRDYVKIFATRLPKVFCVAYKQVDPSQHPSMRHLFGTWSQVFPSSVLQKIEDELQLSPSDSRRTSTIISNKPSKSLSPRPSHGIHVNPKYLEARRQQSAGVQQTRLPTGIQVYGQKPIARSSEYDFDQPEMPLQHLDKEGETIALLKKKATISPSPPRVGLKRSISPPDLRSHNGTSKVISGRASSSHSGGYAPGVNDASRWLDGSRLPNEDPRLYKLNNGYVKQNPRDLIDAYGNPRGKISVLEKASKVQRLDVNGIASEAATRNWKNTDEEEYVWEDMSPTLSDRRSSLPMFEPTPGSFSMRTGFSRSNPAKALASDFARRTWPGHAQLPQADDPSCNVEDRIAPIGSQPGLMKSWDGTVSQKDMLPHYQDSNRIHDGGKLSYILPPLTQQNLSPRSYNKAAGILPLATRGMAPVSGQRHLIPNDTLPDIELPILRSSDVQRPYSPASAVLPSGHISQSLSLLPILQSQTSTRNSLDVPEPNRPTLIQGSHSFVPQQQYDLATAKDSDPFRLLTLRYQPHGVPYPSQQSNEKGIPIPLQSQGTYLNVLPPGQANVSSYSAGQPLKLLPALGHGIPEASAFPSSKAYSTADASLDARGDLPPLPAGPPPASSQMGPTSQNISSLISSSPASSFSGLINSLMAQGLISLNSNSQSQDSLGVEFNLELMKVRHESAINSLYGDLPRQCTTCGLRFKCQEDHSSHMDWHVTKNRISRNRKQKPSRKWFVSAKEWLSGAEILGNDVVPGFLPTESVAEQKEDKEMAVPADEDQNVCALCGEPFEDFYSDETEEWMYKGAMYLNTPDGYTEGLDRSQLGPIVHAKCRSESNESGQS; encoded by the exons ATGGAGGACGAGAGGTTCCGCGATCTTAGAGCCGTGGGGGACCGCCCTCCTCGGCCTTCTGCGTCGGCGCCCCAGATCATGGAGCGCTTCCATGCCATGCTCCGGGagaggcaggaagacctggtggaggTCACTGAAGAGGACTCGCCCTCGCATCCCTCCGCAGATGATGCGGTGCGATGCTACGAGGATGTCCTGTCAGAACTCACCTTCAACTCGAAGCCCATCATCACGGAACTGACGGTGATTGCCGGGCACAAAATTCAGTTTGCCAAGGAGATCGCCGACGTCATTTGCGCTAGAGTTCTTGTG GTACCAGCGGAGCAAAAATTACCTTCCTTGTACCTTATTGATAGTATTGTGAAGAATATAGGTCGTGATTACGTGAAAATTTTTGCTACACGGCTTCCTAAG GTGTTTTGTGTTGCATACAAGCAAGTTGATCCTAGTCAGCATCCTTCTATGCGGCACCTGTTTGGGACCTGGTCACAAGTCTTCCCATCTTCTGTACTTCAGAAAATAGAGGATGAGCTCCAGTTGTCTCCATCCGACAGTCGAAGAACATCAACAATAATAAGCAACAAGCCGTCAAAATCCCTGTCACCTCGTCCCTCTCATGGTATTCATGTAAATCCAAAGTACTTGGAAGCACGACGACAACAATCTGCT GGTGTACAACAAACAAGACTTCCTACTGGTATACAAGTTTATGGACAGAAACCCATTGCACGTTCCAGTGAATATGATTTTGATCAACCTGAAATGCCACTCCAGCACCTTGACAAAGAAGGGGAAACAATTGCCCTTTTGAAGAAAAAAGCAACTATTTCACCATCTCCTCCAAGAGTTGGTCTGAAAAGGTCCATATCACCACCTGATCTGAGATCCCACAATGGTACCTCCAAGGTGATCAGTGGTAGGGCTTCGTCATCCCATTCTGGTGGGTATGCACCAGGAGTCAATGATGCTAGTCGTTGGCTGGATGGAAGTAGGCTACCGAATGAAGATCCTCGGCTTTACAAGTTAAATAATGGCTATGTTAAACAGAATCCTAGAGACTTGATTGATGCATATGGAAATCCTAGAGGAAAAATTTCTGTTCTTGAGAAGGCTTCAAAGGTTCAGCGTCTTGATGTGAATGGCATAGCAAGTGAAGCAGCCACCAGAAATTGGAAGAACACAGATGAAGAGGAGTACGTTTGGGAGGACATGAGTCCAACTTTATCTGATCGGAGGAGTAGCTTACCAATGTTTGAACCTACTCCTGGAAGCTTTAGCATGAGAACAGGGTTTTCAAGATCTAATCCTGCTAAAGCTTTAGCATCGGATTTTGCAAGGCGTACTTGGCCTGGTCATGCCCAGCTGCCTCAGGCTGATGATCCCTCCTGTAATGTTGAAGATAGGATTGCCCCCATTGGA TCCCAACCTGGATTAATGAAATCCTGGGATGGTACAGTAAGTCAGAAGGACATGCTGCCTCATTATCAGGATTCTAACCGTATTCATGATGGTGGGAAATTGAGTTACATTTTGCCACCGCTCACACAGCAGAACTTGAGCCCAAGATCATATAACAAGGCTGCTGGAATCCTTCCTCTTGCAACAAGGGGAATGGCACCAGTGAGTGGTCAGAGACATCTTATTCCAAATGACACTTTGCCTGATATCGAACTTCCAATCCTGAGATCATCAGATGTTCAACGGCCATACTCACCTGCTTCAGCAGTCTTGCCTTCTGGTCATATATCACAATCACTTTCTTTGCTTCCTATTTTGCAAAGTCAAACTTCAACCAGAAATTCACTTGATGTTCCAGAACCTAATAGGCCAACACTGATTCAAGGATCCCATTCATTTGTGCCCCAACAACAATATGACCTAGCCACTGCTAAGGACTCAGATCCATTTAGGTTGCTTACTTTGCGTTACCAACCTCATGGCGTGCCCTATCCAAGTCAGCAAAGTAACGAAAAGGGTATTCCTATCCCCCTACAGTCTCAGGGGACCTACCTAAATGTTCTTCCACCTGGGCAAGCCAATGTTTCTTCTTACTCAGCTGGCCAGCCCTTGAAGTTGCTACCAGCACTAGGACATGGGATTCCTGAGGCTTCTGCTTTTCCATCTTCTAAAGCATATAGTACAGCTGATGCATCTTTAGATGCAAGGGGTGACCTACCACCTCTGCCTGCTGGACCACCTCCTGCTTCATCTCAAATGGGACCTACATCTCAAAATATAAGTTCCTTGATATCAAGCTCTCCTGCTAGTTCATTTTCAGGCCTTATCAACAGTCTCATGGCACAGGGGTTaatatcattgaattcaaattcTCAATCTCAG GATTCTTTGGGGGTTGAGTTTAATCTGGAACTTATGAAGGTGAGGCATGAGTCTGCAATCAATTCCTTGTATGGTGATCTTCCAAGACAATGCACAACTTGTGGCTTGCGTTTCAAGTGCCAAGAGGACCATAGTAGCCACATGGATTGGCATGTAACTAAAAATCGGATATCAAGGAACCGTAAACAAAAGCCCTCTCGCAAATGGTTTGTGAGTGCAAAAGAATGGCTAAGTGGTGCAGAAATACTGGGAAATGATGTTGTTCCTGGGTTTCTTCCCACCGAGTCAGTTGCAGAGCAGAAGGAAGACAAAGAGATGGCAGTTCCTGCAGATGAAGATCAGAATGTTTGTGCATTATGTGGGGAGCCTTTTGAGGATTTCTACAGTGATGAGACAGAGGAATGGATGTATAAAGGGGCTATGTATTTGAATACCCCAGATGGATATACTGAAGGATTAGATAGGTCTCAACTGGGTCCTATTGTCCATGCTAAGTGCAGATCTGAGTCCAATGAATCTGGACAATCATAA
- the LOC122033811 gene encoding polyadenylation and cleavage factor homolog 4-like isoform X3, whose product MVGYPWIPYYQVSHYQPYAQQMVCSSLWLKSLRLRMRADVFWMLKFLEDAMLNRKQQKGVQQTRLPTGIQVYGQKPIARSSEYDFDQPEMPLQHLDKEGETIALLKKKATISPSPPRVGLKRSISPPDLRSHNGTSKVISGRASSSHSGGYAPGVNDASRWLDGSRLPNEDPRLYKLNNGYVKQNPRDLIDAYGNPRGKISVLEKASKVQRLDVNGIASEAATRNWKNTDEEEYVWEDMSPTLSDRRSSLPMFEPTPGSFSMRTGFSRSNPAKALASDFARRTWPGHAQLPQADDPSCNVEDRIAPIGSQPGLMKSWDGTVSQKDMLPHYQDSNRIHDGGKLSYILPPLTQQNLSPRSYNKAAGILPLATRGMAPVSGQRHLIPNDTLPDIELPILRSSDVQRPYSPASAVLPSGHISQSLSLLPILQSQTSTRNSLDVPEPNRPTLIQGSHSFVPQQQYDLATAKDSDPFRLLTLRYQPHGVPYPSQQSNEKGIPIPLQSQGTYLNVLPPGQANVSSYSAGQPLKLLPALGHGIPEASAFPSSKAYSTADASLDARGDLPPLPAGPPPASSQMGPTSQNISSLISSSPASSFSGLINSLMAQGLISLNSNSQSQDSLGVEFNLELMKVRHESAINSLYGDLPRQCTTCGLRFKCQEDHSSHMDWHVTKNRISRNRKQKPSRKWFVSAKEWLSGAEILGNDVVPGFLPTESVAEQKEDKEMAVPADEDQNVCALCGEPFEDFYSDETEEWMYKGAMYLNTPDGYTEGLDRSQLGPIVHAKCRSESNESGQS is encoded by the exons ATGGTGGGGTACCCTTGGATACCTTATTATCAGGTGTCACATTACCAGCCCTATGCTCAACAGATGGTGTGTTCATCTCTTTGGCTTAAGTCCCTGAGGTTGAGGATGAGGGCTGATGTATTCTGGATGCTGAAGTTTCTTGAAGATGCCATGTTGAATAGAAAGCAACAAAAG GGTGTACAACAAACAAGACTTCCTACTGGTATACAAGTTTATGGACAGAAACCCATTGCACGTTCCAGTGAATATGATTTTGATCAACCTGAAATGCCACTCCAGCACCTTGACAAAGAAGGGGAAACAATTGCCCTTTTGAAGAAAAAAGCAACTATTTCACCATCTCCTCCAAGAGTTGGTCTGAAAAGGTCCATATCACCACCTGATCTGAGATCCCACAATGGTACCTCCAAGGTGATCAGTGGTAGGGCTTCGTCATCCCATTCTGGTGGGTATGCACCAGGAGTCAATGATGCTAGTCGTTGGCTGGATGGAAGTAGGCTACCGAATGAAGATCCTCGGCTTTACAAGTTAAATAATGGCTATGTTAAACAGAATCCTAGAGACTTGATTGATGCATATGGAAATCCTAGAGGAAAAATTTCTGTTCTTGAGAAGGCTTCAAAGGTTCAGCGTCTTGATGTGAATGGCATAGCAAGTGAAGCAGCCACCAGAAATTGGAAGAACACAGATGAAGAGGAGTACGTTTGGGAGGACATGAGTCCAACTTTATCTGATCGGAGGAGTAGCTTACCAATGTTTGAACCTACTCCTGGAAGCTTTAGCATGAGAACAGGGTTTTCAAGATCTAATCCTGCTAAAGCTTTAGCATCGGATTTTGCAAGGCGTACTTGGCCTGGTCATGCCCAGCTGCCTCAGGCTGATGATCCCTCCTGTAATGTTGAAGATAGGATTGCCCCCATTGGA TCCCAACCTGGATTAATGAAATCCTGGGATGGTACAGTAAGTCAGAAGGACATGCTGCCTCATTATCAGGATTCTAACCGTATTCATGATGGTGGGAAATTGAGTTACATTTTGCCACCGCTCACACAGCAGAACTTGAGCCCAAGATCATATAACAAGGCTGCTGGAATCCTTCCTCTTGCAACAAGGGGAATGGCACCAGTGAGTGGTCAGAGACATCTTATTCCAAATGACACTTTGCCTGATATCGAACTTCCAATCCTGAGATCATCAGATGTTCAACGGCCATACTCACCTGCTTCAGCAGTCTTGCCTTCTGGTCATATATCACAATCACTTTCTTTGCTTCCTATTTTGCAAAGTCAAACTTCAACCAGAAATTCACTTGATGTTCCAGAACCTAATAGGCCAACACTGATTCAAGGATCCCATTCATTTGTGCCCCAACAACAATATGACCTAGCCACTGCTAAGGACTCAGATCCATTTAGGTTGCTTACTTTGCGTTACCAACCTCATGGCGTGCCCTATCCAAGTCAGCAAAGTAACGAAAAGGGTATTCCTATCCCCCTACAGTCTCAGGGGACCTACCTAAATGTTCTTCCACCTGGGCAAGCCAATGTTTCTTCTTACTCAGCTGGCCAGCCCTTGAAGTTGCTACCAGCACTAGGACATGGGATTCCTGAGGCTTCTGCTTTTCCATCTTCTAAAGCATATAGTACAGCTGATGCATCTTTAGATGCAAGGGGTGACCTACCACCTCTGCCTGCTGGACCACCTCCTGCTTCATCTCAAATGGGACCTACATCTCAAAATATAAGTTCCTTGATATCAAGCTCTCCTGCTAGTTCATTTTCAGGCCTTATCAACAGTCTCATGGCACAGGGGTTaatatcattgaattcaaattcTCAATCTCAG GATTCTTTGGGGGTTGAGTTTAATCTGGAACTTATGAAGGTGAGGCATGAGTCTGCAATCAATTCCTTGTATGGTGATCTTCCAAGACAATGCACAACTTGTGGCTTGCGTTTCAAGTGCCAAGAGGACCATAGTAGCCACATGGATTGGCATGTAACTAAAAATCGGATATCAAGGAACCGTAAACAAAAGCCCTCTCGCAAATGGTTTGTGAGTGCAAAAGAATGGCTAAGTGGTGCAGAAATACTGGGAAATGATGTTGTTCCTGGGTTTCTTCCCACCGAGTCAGTTGCAGAGCAGAAGGAAGACAAAGAGATGGCAGTTCCTGCAGATGAAGATCAGAATGTTTGTGCATTATGTGGGGAGCCTTTTGAGGATTTCTACAGTGATGAGACAGAGGAATGGATGTATAAAGGGGCTATGTATTTGAATACCCCAGATGGATATACTGAAGGATTAGATAGGTCTCAACTGGGTCCTATTGTCCATGCTAAGTGCAGATCTGAGTCCAATGAATCTGGACAATCATAA
- the LOC122033811 gene encoding polyadenylation and cleavage factor homolog 4-like isoform X2 yields MEDERFRDLRAVGDRPPRPSASAPQIMERFHAMLRERQEDLVEVTEEDSPSHPSADDAVRCYEDVLSELTFNSKPIITELTVIAGHKIQFAKEIADVICARVLVVFCVAYKQVDPSQHPSMRHLFGTWSQVFPSSVLQKIEDELQLSPSDSRRTSTIISNKPSKSLSPRPSHGIHVNPKYLEARRQQSAGVQQTRLPTGIQVYGQKPIARSSEYDFDQPEMPLQHLDKEGETIALLKKKATISPSPPRVGLKRSISPPDLRSHNGTSKVISGRASSSHSGGYAPGVNDASRWLDGSRLPNEDPRLYKLNNGYVKQNPRDLIDAYGNPRGKISVLEKASKVQRLDVNGIASEAATRNWKNTDEEEYVWEDMSPTLSDRRSSLPMFEPTPGSFSMRTGFSRSNPAKALASDFARRTWPGHAQLPQADDPSCNVEDRIAPIGSQPGLMKSWDGTVSQKDMLPHYQDSNRIHDGGKLSYILPPLTQQNLSPRSYNKAAGILPLATRGMAPVSGQRHLIPNDTLPDIELPILRSSDVQRPYSPASAVLPSGHISQSLSLLPILQSQTSTRNSLDVPEPNRPTLIQGSHSFVPQQQYDLATAKDSDPFRLLTLRYQPHGVPYPSQQSNEKGIPIPLQSQGTYLNVLPPGQANVSSYSAGQPLKLLPALGHGIPEASAFPSSKAYSTADASLDARGDLPPLPAGPPPASSQMGPTSQNISSLISSSPASSFSGLINSLMAQGLISLNSNSQSQDSLGVEFNLELMKVRHESAINSLYGDLPRQCTTCGLRFKCQEDHSSHMDWHVTKNRISRNRKQKPSRKWFVSAKEWLSGAEILGNDVVPGFLPTESVAEQKEDKEMAVPADEDQNVCALCGEPFEDFYSDETEEWMYKGAMYLNTPDGYTEGLDRSQLGPIVHAKCRSESNESGQS; encoded by the exons ATGGAGGACGAGAGGTTCCGCGATCTTAGAGCCGTGGGGGACCGCCCTCCTCGGCCTTCTGCGTCGGCGCCCCAGATCATGGAGCGCTTCCATGCCATGCTCCGGGagaggcaggaagacctggtggaggTCACTGAAGAGGACTCGCCCTCGCATCCCTCCGCAGATGATGCGGTGCGATGCTACGAGGATGTCCTGTCAGAACTCACCTTCAACTCGAAGCCCATCATCACGGAACTGACGGTGATTGCCGGGCACAAAATTCAGTTTGCCAAGGAGATCGCCGACGTCATTTGCGCTAGAGTTCTTGTG GTGTTTTGTGTTGCATACAAGCAAGTTGATCCTAGTCAGCATCCTTCTATGCGGCACCTGTTTGGGACCTGGTCACAAGTCTTCCCATCTTCTGTACTTCAGAAAATAGAGGATGAGCTCCAGTTGTCTCCATCCGACAGTCGAAGAACATCAACAATAATAAGCAACAAGCCGTCAAAATCCCTGTCACCTCGTCCCTCTCATGGTATTCATGTAAATCCAAAGTACTTGGAAGCACGACGACAACAATCTGCT GGTGTACAACAAACAAGACTTCCTACTGGTATACAAGTTTATGGACAGAAACCCATTGCACGTTCCAGTGAATATGATTTTGATCAACCTGAAATGCCACTCCAGCACCTTGACAAAGAAGGGGAAACAATTGCCCTTTTGAAGAAAAAAGCAACTATTTCACCATCTCCTCCAAGAGTTGGTCTGAAAAGGTCCATATCACCACCTGATCTGAGATCCCACAATGGTACCTCCAAGGTGATCAGTGGTAGGGCTTCGTCATCCCATTCTGGTGGGTATGCACCAGGAGTCAATGATGCTAGTCGTTGGCTGGATGGAAGTAGGCTACCGAATGAAGATCCTCGGCTTTACAAGTTAAATAATGGCTATGTTAAACAGAATCCTAGAGACTTGATTGATGCATATGGAAATCCTAGAGGAAAAATTTCTGTTCTTGAGAAGGCTTCAAAGGTTCAGCGTCTTGATGTGAATGGCATAGCAAGTGAAGCAGCCACCAGAAATTGGAAGAACACAGATGAAGAGGAGTACGTTTGGGAGGACATGAGTCCAACTTTATCTGATCGGAGGAGTAGCTTACCAATGTTTGAACCTACTCCTGGAAGCTTTAGCATGAGAACAGGGTTTTCAAGATCTAATCCTGCTAAAGCTTTAGCATCGGATTTTGCAAGGCGTACTTGGCCTGGTCATGCCCAGCTGCCTCAGGCTGATGATCCCTCCTGTAATGTTGAAGATAGGATTGCCCCCATTGGA TCCCAACCTGGATTAATGAAATCCTGGGATGGTACAGTAAGTCAGAAGGACATGCTGCCTCATTATCAGGATTCTAACCGTATTCATGATGGTGGGAAATTGAGTTACATTTTGCCACCGCTCACACAGCAGAACTTGAGCCCAAGATCATATAACAAGGCTGCTGGAATCCTTCCTCTTGCAACAAGGGGAATGGCACCAGTGAGTGGTCAGAGACATCTTATTCCAAATGACACTTTGCCTGATATCGAACTTCCAATCCTGAGATCATCAGATGTTCAACGGCCATACTCACCTGCTTCAGCAGTCTTGCCTTCTGGTCATATATCACAATCACTTTCTTTGCTTCCTATTTTGCAAAGTCAAACTTCAACCAGAAATTCACTTGATGTTCCAGAACCTAATAGGCCAACACTGATTCAAGGATCCCATTCATTTGTGCCCCAACAACAATATGACCTAGCCACTGCTAAGGACTCAGATCCATTTAGGTTGCTTACTTTGCGTTACCAACCTCATGGCGTGCCCTATCCAAGTCAGCAAAGTAACGAAAAGGGTATTCCTATCCCCCTACAGTCTCAGGGGACCTACCTAAATGTTCTTCCACCTGGGCAAGCCAATGTTTCTTCTTACTCAGCTGGCCAGCCCTTGAAGTTGCTACCAGCACTAGGACATGGGATTCCTGAGGCTTCTGCTTTTCCATCTTCTAAAGCATATAGTACAGCTGATGCATCTTTAGATGCAAGGGGTGACCTACCACCTCTGCCTGCTGGACCACCTCCTGCTTCATCTCAAATGGGACCTACATCTCAAAATATAAGTTCCTTGATATCAAGCTCTCCTGCTAGTTCATTTTCAGGCCTTATCAACAGTCTCATGGCACAGGGGTTaatatcattgaattcaaattcTCAATCTCAG GATTCTTTGGGGGTTGAGTTTAATCTGGAACTTATGAAGGTGAGGCATGAGTCTGCAATCAATTCCTTGTATGGTGATCTTCCAAGACAATGCACAACTTGTGGCTTGCGTTTCAAGTGCCAAGAGGACCATAGTAGCCACATGGATTGGCATGTAACTAAAAATCGGATATCAAGGAACCGTAAACAAAAGCCCTCTCGCAAATGGTTTGTGAGTGCAAAAGAATGGCTAAGTGGTGCAGAAATACTGGGAAATGATGTTGTTCCTGGGTTTCTTCCCACCGAGTCAGTTGCAGAGCAGAAGGAAGACAAAGAGATGGCAGTTCCTGCAGATGAAGATCAGAATGTTTGTGCATTATGTGGGGAGCCTTTTGAGGATTTCTACAGTGATGAGACAGAGGAATGGATGTATAAAGGGGCTATGTATTTGAATACCCCAGATGGATATACTGAAGGATTAGATAGGTCTCAACTGGGTCCTATTGTCCATGCTAAGTGCAGATCTGAGTCCAATGAATCTGGACAATCATAA